The nucleotide window ttatcataGGTGATTTTGAACTAAGAggcaatatatatttattgcataatatatatattatttcaaaTAAGACTAATATATTTCTAGGATCTGATTCCCCTTCTAATTGTActtgtattttattaataaaatttggaatatttattatttcatttttaaaatgttcTAACGAtactaaaattattttataatatttgaaTCTTACTATTTGTAAATAACTCGGTGCAAATATGTgtttaaatattgttttcataattttataaacaatACATGTActattttctttaattttttcattttctgattcttcttcattttcaaatTCTTCAAAATCATTATCTcttctattatatttttcatgcTGACATTCATAGCTACTTCTCCATGATTCATTACTTTCATTTTcactattataattattataataatttgatattacattttcatttatttcgtCATTTTCGCTacctattattttatttttatcataaatatTGTCATtgttattcatattatttttttcttttttattttttgaaataaataatttcttATATTCTTCTGTAATCTCATCACAATATTGCATTTCTtctaatttgtttttatatcgctcaaaaataattaaaaaaaaattcaaaactCCATTTATACAATGCCAatcttcaatttttttaataaaaaaattaattatagcTCTAAAATATTCTATTTCCAATTCTATAAAATCTATTTCTTCAAATAATTGAGATATTAAATTTACCGATGTTcctctttttatattttcattgcAAAAATTGTATTTCTTTAAGTACATAATAATGTCAATTAgctttctattttttttattctgaTCAATTAACCCTTTTTTTTCTGAACAGGTCATGTCATTTTTACACTCTACACTTGTAGTTATTGCACTGAATGTGCAGTCATTCTCTTCAtgtttttctgttttttcaTTTGTTTCTTCTACATTCTTTTGGGGATCATTTTCTATGAAATCAACTAGCTTTTTTAGTATCTCGTTTCTTATTTTTGTTTCttctttatctttatttttttcataaattaattctatttttttttcttttccatAACGAAACATAGCTTGTTCAGGTGAAATGTATTCCTCTATCAGATTTTCCACAtcatccatttttttttaacaagcatgtgtgcaaaaaaaaaaaaaaaaaaaagtaatttctcgcgtttttattattctcttATTGTGTATTAATTTACAAATATTCGGATTGATCTATTATATTGATATTTTATGGATATACAAAATTTCcgcatatacatattattatgtatttttttcgcAGCTAGCTATTATAAACTGATTTTTATTTCCCGTTGAGCTATCACCCAACTAATATGCTTAAGTTTTTTCAATagacaatattttatttttattttttatataatcaaatattctctatttttataactttcTTATACATCCATATGTATATCCAATGATCAACCAAAATACTTGGAAATAATTCCAATGTTTTTTcttctataaaatatatttatgaatgataaaaaaaaaaaactaaaacaTGAttaataacataaatattatgaactATGCATGTACAACACCACAGGCTGAACATATACAAAAAGTTTTTCTCTTATGTAAAGAAGCTTATAAATTTgttatctttttttaatgatataGTTCGTAAAACGgctatacatacatataaataaatataaataaatatatatatatatacatatattcatACTATATTGGGGACTCTACAAATGTGAgcgaaataaataaaaatgataaaatatatgtacaatGCATATAAGAAAAATGGAGATATTATGCCCAAcgattgtatatatatataatatatataatatatatatataatgtatacgtattaatattttgtttgaattttccttatattttttttgattttttatgtatatttccATAACCATGCACTAAATACACATACATAAATACATGCATATTTTATCGCATTTTGTGGATataatagttaaaaaaaaaaaggaaaataaataaataatatttattatacatacatacacatattattaattgatatatgtacttatacatattcataaaaatttacatacttgattaatttatttatttattagtttatttatttatgggtttatttatttattagtttatttatttatgggTTTATTATgggtttatttttataagctTCATTCtatttaaatatgttatatgAATATCTACATATGTATGGGTACATATATCCAATTTATTTTCCCAagttatatcattttttcaaaaatattaataaatggtTTTCTCATtctttattaaatatgtacatataattatattttccatttatatattatgttatatgaatatttgaattttttttatatctatctatatatttttagattgtcattattttttgttaacatatattttacttgtttttttgaatatacaatattttaaataaaaggGAAACAAATATCttgaaatatattccttttttttttttttttttttttttttttttttacttgtaaaaaatgtatatatagttatACGACTATcatatatttgaatataaaataaattagtatttgcttataaatttaaaaaaataaaaatggatatatatatctatattctACTTTAAAAATGGaatttacaaataaattaattacatGATACAGCATTAcaatgaaatataaaatatataagcaaAGAGTTCGAATAATGATGCACACACCAATCAATTAAAAAGAGAgtgaaaatatatgtacatatctttaacgaaaaaaaaaaaaaaatatatatattggcAGACATATTAGCGGACAGTTTGGCCTTTCTCTAGTTGAGTGTTAAAATATCACAAACTTAGACACAAATTATTAAGCCAATTTTAGCTCCGGAGTTCTATAACAACATTTTGAGGATACCAAATTTGTaagttttataatttgatctttatatattttggcAAAATAGCAATACATTagttaattatataattataatttattttatatgatcaatatatataatggcGCATATAATTGAAgacgaattaaaaaatataataaaagatatatatgTATCTCCAATACTAACCCATAGCAGTAGAATAGCAAAAAGAgaaatttctttttttttggggTTAACTATTAATGAATTATTAAACCCATTAGGTGAATCTGATTGTTTGATaattaatgaaaaagaaaatatagatttaaatttaaatgctaacattaatataaattatataaataagaataatacattatctgaaaaaatattaaataataaaaatttaaaattatcttTTATAGATGTAGAtgattatgaaaatttaaaattagaACATATTGAAAAAGTCTTAATAGATACTATTTCATACAATGAACCACAATATtctgatatatataataaatcaaatttagatgcttattttaataaaaataataaggataatatttatacgaatataaaatattttgaaaatatatgcttaaattcaaaaattattcataataatataaaaaatgatataaaaaaaagacaaagcCAAAATTCACAAAATGATtctaatatttatatagatcaaaaatttggaaaaattaataaaaaaaaaaaaaaaaaatttcaacaaataaataatgattcCACTACATCTGATTCTtcttatgaacaaaataatataattcgtatacaaaaatataatgctttttttttgccatggttttataattattttaaaacttCATGGAAATATATGCATCTATATAATAGTTTGCCTATTTCTCCTTTAggtattatatgtatatgtagtACAAAAGATAATGATATAatcaatttatataaatatatgattaattatcaaataaaaaaaaataatgtatatatgaatCAAAATATTCCTAAATGTATAATACTACTACATGTATCAAATAGTGATGATGATGAAATCGAAACCGATGTTCAAAAGATTTTTGTAAATGTTCAatctaattttttaaattataaatgtcatttattaattataaaagcTCGAAGATTTATAGAtgcatcaaataaagaacctaaaataaatttgagttcacaaaataatttatcaataaataaatcaaaCACATCTCAAGATATACaacaaataaaagaaaaaaataacaaactTGACAAtgtaatatatgaaaataataaatacacaAATGAATCACAAacaaaacaatataataatcttaattttattcaaaaattatatataaaatatttatctccAAATCCATTTaaagatattaaaaataatagtaatatatctgtttatacaaattttaaagatatagaaaattttcaaaaaaaaaaaaaagaattatcaaataatttaaataaaatatatgaatatataaattcagataatgtaatatatatatgtaaaaatacACCTCTATATGTtgacaatatatttttttgttcatgTTTAAATCATATAGATGttatatcattaaaaaattttatacacaattttataaaaacaaatgtaGTTTCATATATTACTACAATTgctaataaaataaataatatgatattaaataataaaaaaagtataaaaaatcAACTAAAATTTATGtggaaaaaaacaaaattaagcTTTTCAACATCCGATACAGCTTTATATGTAGCTGAACAAACTGGAAATGCTATTATATCCGCAGCACATAACGTATTAGCATCTAATCTAGAtacttatgaaaaaaaaaatagcttaAAAAATGTACAGCTATttgatggaaaaaataacaataataatcaaATAACTTATTCTGCTTatgatgatgaaaaaaatgattcaGAAGATCATGTCAAAGATCTTAATTATGATGGTGCattacaaaaaaacaaacaagATGGAATCATAAATAATGTATCcaaaatagaaaatattgaagaaaatgaaataaaaatatataataaagattCGTTAGAACATATGTATAAAACTTTAAGtgacatttattttattttagaGGAATATGAATtatcttataatatattaaaaatgtgtataaaCGAATTTAAACATAATAAAGAATATGCTTATTTAGCaaatttatatgaattatatagtttatgtatttttaatatgaataatataaataaaaaagatatattatattatcttgATATGAGCTATcaaatgtattataaaatattttatttaaacaatATGTTTGTATGTTctataattaattattacatatcTATAATTTGTGAAATTAAAAGTGAAGAAGCAGCTACTATACTAACCAATGCCaattttgatttttcatGTATTGAAGATAAAATGAACACAAAAAATTGCATTAGCAAATTCGAATTCCAAATCAATAATATTCGATCTGCTTTGTTGTTGGAGCAAATTACCTATAGTTATAAAAAGGCCAAGCAcactaaaaataaaaaaaaaaacaaagataaaaatgacgATAAAAATCGAAATGTAGATAAATATGGCGATAAAAATGGCGATaaaaatgtagataaatATGGCGATTCATTTTTAACTGATAATGTACAACGAAATAATTTCCCTCCCACTGTATCTCAAGAATTTCCTATGAATCACCAAAAACAAATTAGTGAACTAACTTATAATACCTCATCAAATTCATTAATAGATGACAAAAATTTCCACAAAACTGAATCCGGCAAGCATGCTAGCTCTGCAAATGATGATAACTCGGAAagttatgaaaaaaatttcggggaaaattatgaaaaaaatttcgaaaaaaattatgaaaaaaatttcggaaaaaattatgaaaatatttgcCAAAATGACGCACCACATATTCGAAGCGTGCACCGAGATGATGTGTATGCACAAAATAGAGACCGAAATTCAAGTCTAGAACATATTAAAAAGATAAACCAAATGGATGaaatagaagaaaaaaatcaaataaataaccTAAAATATAAGtcaagaaaatatttatttgatttaacATTAGCAGGTCATACATTTAATAAATGtggatttaaaaaattagctttattttgttattcaaaatctttaaaaaaatttgaaaaaaaaaaaatgaaacataTATATGAGCATTTGCATTTTATGATGGCTAGACAAGCATTtagtataaatttatattctgAAGCATTACAACATTATATATCTATTTTGAATTCGATATCTAAATATTCTGAACAATCATATATTcttaacaaaaatattgatatatattctaTTTCAATTGAcaaagaaataaattttataagagAATTTgcttatgtatataaaatatatatggataaagttttaaatatgtataataaggTTAGTGGAGAGCAGCTTCCCTCATTTTCGGAAGTTGGCCACGCAGCTAGCGAAAATGGCGAAGGCAAggaaaatggtgaaaattttgaaaatggtGAAGATGGCGAAAGTAACGACATTGCACACACCGCTAGCAAATGCAATGGTgatgaaattataaaacCTTTGAATTTGAGAATTCCATTAATTTGCCAAAGAAATAGCGAAAGTTTATTTGCAAATTCAATTTATGTAtctaaaacaaatatatataaattaaaaaaaaacaatagtataaataatattaattattttgatatttttgaaaataatttatataaaataaaaaattataatacaaCCATACTAGATATGTATAATATCATGTCAAAAGATATTAATAACATTtctaatgataatataaattgtttaaattatttatttattacttataaaaattttattaatgcCATATATAACGATTCTATAAATTTAGAGAATAACGAAATATATACCCATGATGATTTGGGCCCCCCCAAAAATGAATGCATAAACGGAATTCCCCAAAATGGAAAAACTGAAAATGCTACCACATTTGAAAATAACACATTTGAAGAAACGAACCAAAATGatgcaaataaaaataactgtgttaataaaaatgatcaattttttcaaaaatcaataaatgtgtctccatttttttccatgGAAAATACAAAagattttatttcatatacaAACGAATTAAgactaaaacttaaaaatagTATCGAATTTTCTaatagtgttcaaattaaaaatatatatcaaacaAATTTTTCAAAAGAGGAACtccaaattaataataaatatattcaatatgcaacaaaaaatgattttatttttgtaactTTTACTTTAAGCAATCCACTTCACACAAAAGTTGAATGTCAAGCTACACATCtatgtgcatatttttataatcaaaAATTGAATCAAGATATTattgttgaaaaaaaaattcttatTCTAGAACCCAAAGAATCTCGAACTTTCACATTATATCTTCGTCCTCTAAAGCATggattattatttatatcaggTATTTTCCCATTCCAATCTGACTCCGCAATTTGCACCTTACATATTTTCATCTTTGACTCagcaatttttatttttccattccAATATTTGACTTTACAATTTTCATCTTATCCATTCTCAATATTTGACTTTACAATTTTCATCTTTTGCAGGAATTGTTTGGGACCTATTCGGGCTCGTAAAGACTTATCAAAACTTTTACACACATGGAGTAaaacaattaaataaaaaatttgataagatgcataaattaaaatatgatgaattATTTAATGTAGATGatgatatagaaaaaaaacaaaaaataattaaaaaaataaataaagaaaatgataaatatatatggtCTAATAATATAGGAATGATTCAAAAAAGAAGTTTTGAAAAAACAGATACTTACGAAATAGATCAtagattattatattatatatatgaaaaaacatatttatttgattttatatttgaaaatGTTTATTCAAAAGAtcgaaaaaaacaaaataattatgaaatcGATCTAATCGAATTATTAGAAGGAGAAGGaatggaaataaaatttaaaattattaattattcaGAAATATCTTTAACATATTTGAATTTGTGTATAACTCCAtgtaatttatttacatGCTATAAGCTTGtttataataacaatacAACATTTCATATTTTGAAAGATATGTCAAATTCTTCACAAAGATGTCATAACACAGAATTGAATAATAACGATTCAGTGCCAAATATTGAGGAACCAATTTTTGTGGATAGTGAATTATATTGCGAAGATTATGTAGATGTAAATAACTGTTCAGTTTTTAagcaaaaatttaaaaataaaaatatccaaaatataaaaataaaaggaaatttaaaaaaaaatgatacatttattttatatcttAAAGTTGATACGACATATACTGGATTTCATAAATTTATGATAACTATGTTATGTggaaatgatataaataataataccgattcaaataaacaaacaaataatatgaacaatAATTCTGTAATATATCCTGATATGTTTctagaaaaaaaacaagccTCTTACTTATTTTTCagaataattaatattataccaaTAATTAAACTTATCAC belongs to Plasmodium yoelii strain 17X genome assembly, chromosome: 11 and includes:
- a CDS encoding trafficking protein particle complex subunit 8, putative — translated: MAHIIEDELKNIIKDIYVSPILTHSSRIAKREISFFLGLTINELLNPLGESDCLIINEKENIDLNLNANININYINKNNTLSEKILNNKNLKLSFIDVDDYENLKLEHIEKVLIDTISYNEPQYSDIYNKSNLDAYFNKNNKDNIYTNIKYFENICLNSKIIHNNIKNDIKKRQSQNSQNDSNIYIDQKFGKINKKKKKKFQQINNDSTTSDSSYEQNNIIRIQKYNAFFLPWFYNYFKTSWKYMHLYNSLPISPLGIICICSTKDNDIINLYKYMINYQIKKNNVYMNQNIPKCIILLHVSNSDDDEIETDVQKIFVNVQSNFLNYKCHLLIIKARRFIDASNKEPKINLSSQNNLSINKSNTSQDIQQIKEKNNKLDNVIYENNKYTNESQTKQYNNLNFIQKLYIKYLSPNPFKDIKNNSNISVYTNFKDIENFQKKKKELSNNLNKIYEYINSDNVIYICKNTPLYVDNIFFCSCLNHIDVISLKNFIHNFIKTNVVSYITTIANKINNMILNNKKSIKNQLKFMWKKTKLSFSTSDTALYVAEQTGNAIISAAHNVLASNLDTYEKKNSLKNVQLFDGKNNNNNQITYSAYDDEKNDSEDHVKDLNYDGALQKNKQDGIINNVSKIENIEENEIKIYNKDSLEHMYKTLSDIYFILEEYELSYNILKMCINEFKHNKEYAYLANLYELYSLCIFNMNNINKKDILYYLDMSYQMYYKIFYLNNMFVCSIINYYISIICEIKSEEAATILTNANFDFSCIEDKMNTKNCISKFEFQINNIRSALLLEQITYSYKKAKHTKNKKKNKDKNDDKNRNVDKYGDKNGDKNVDKYGDSFLTDNVQRNNFPPTVSQEFPMNHQKQISELTYNTSSNSLIDDKNFHKTESGKHASSANDDNSESYEKNFGENYEKNFEKNYEKNFGKNYENICQNDAPHIRSVHRDDVYAQNRDRNSSLEHIKKINQMDEIEEKNQINNLKYKSRKYLFDLTLAGHTFNKCGFKKLALFCYSKSLKKFEKKKMKHIYEHLHFMMARQAFSINLYSEALQHYISILNSISKYSEQSYILNKNIDIYSISIDKEINFIREFAYVYKIYMDKVLNMYNKVSGEQLPSFSEVGHAASENGEGKENGENFENGEDGESNDIAHTASKCNGDEIIKPLNLRIPLICQRNSESLFANSIYVSKTNIYKLKKNNSINNINYFDIFENNLYKIKNYNTTILDMYNIMSKDINNISNDNINCLNYLFITYKNFINAIYNDSINLENNEIYTHDDLGPPKNECINGIPQNGKTENATTFENNTFEETNQNDANKNNCVNKNDQFFQKSINVSPFFSMENTKDFISYTNELRLKLKNSIEFSNSVQIKNIYQTNFSKEELQINNKYIQYATKNDFIFVTFTLSNPLHTKVECQATHLCAYFYNQKLNQDIIVEKKILILEPKESRTFTLYLRPLKHGLLFISGIVWDLFGLVKTYQNFYTHGVKQLNKKFDKMHKLKYDELFNVDDDIEKKQKIIKKINKENDKYIWSNNIGMIQKRSFEKTDTYEIDHRLLYYIYEKTYLFDFIFENVYSKDRKKQNNYEIDLIELLEGEGMEIKFKIINYSEISLTYLNLCITPCNLFTCYKLVYNNNTTFHILKDMSNSSQRCHNTELNNNDSVPNIEEPIFVDSELYCEDYVDVNNCSVFKQKFKNKNIQNIKIKGNLKKNDTFILYLKVDTTYTGFHKFMITMLCGNDINNNTDSNKQTNNMNNNSVIYPDMFLEKKQASYLFFRIINIIPIIKLITYPLNKYNSEHNFIYLLFHNLCKNEIYLYNLYLEHVNNNNVDKKEKHIYINFTEKNKDTEKKYIKLYNFYSSNILFIKKNKTLTSLFYSDKNIIQNNILENYFIDHTNNLTPSLHTSFYLNINWISKQFGVLKKGCIKKKVTFSNDILTFSIDQFDKDIFINNQKDKLIKIGININNNSNFDISDCYVHVREMEAMNFDSSIEENGDKESITSFDNTDTESVDDKYTNADYDDQNSEQNFKNNSDFSEIYEHITNEFKNTESDHFIKNEHIENQTEIDKIDEKNKIISNYSYKSVLYDEINIQQNSINVKMNISKYNPITENYYKTDTNNFEMAVLNYSSSINDKNNQDIKNLEEKQKKSYSSEKNSITDFSFDLPQKYKLTHQKKKKKLYKLFVHNTFIHDYNNPNDFIRLTYDEINKRENPNQNQNKHPEHFISINGFTFVGIIQKHIKKIKKHTQKKIFFNILFTKQGIYNINKFHVVFKLNGEFFMFKPLNELIVQIHK